Part of the Prunus dulcis unplaced genomic scaffold, ALMONDv2, whole genome shotgun sequence genome is shown below.
ATCAAACtaccataaaataaaaaaaaaccccacatAAAATTGTTAGGGATGACAACAAGCATTGAAATGTCCAACGTTATATTTTCTACTCTTATTCAAATAGAACTTGATCTAGATTACCACCAACGCAACATAACCTATCAATAGACCATCTCACTCATCTTGTCTAGTGTACCTAATTATATTCATGATCTAACCTAACCCACAATACCTACGGTACATTAAGACTACGTTGCTTTATCAATCAGAGGAGACATTTCCTTTCTTGCAAGTTGATCAATGCTGAGACTCAATCATTGTTCAACAGTGCAAATACTAGAGCCATGCAACAATAGTCTAGCCTACAAAGCCAAAAAACTGAAAGTTTGAAGTATATTTCAAAAATCctccaacaaaaacaagagcATGCAATGGTGggaataattatttaaataataaatttataatatgaaaacaatatttaaaaaaatggcgTTAAATTGATTGAATTCTTGTTGAGACGACTTCAtaaagtaaacaaaaatacaaaagaacaaagaacCAACCTGCAAATCATATGCAATAAACCATGAGAGATGGAATATCCCATCTTCCAGCCCCATCATACAAAGACCTCTTATCTTCTGTTCCTGAAACATtatgaataaaaaacaagTTGCAGTCAGGAACACAAAGGATGACAAACAAATTACTCTTGTCCATAACATtaaccaagaaaaaagaaacataaagaaataaacAGAAACCATGAGGTGGGTAAGGTAAATCTTGAGCTTTATTTCAGGGTTTAGGGAAGCAAGCAAATTTTTAACTGAAGGATCATTTGGGTCAACCCCTGGAAGCTGCAGAAGCATTTAAACATCATGTCATTAGTTCACTAAAGGAGATACTTTTATGCTGCATTTCTGCTTAGAAGGGaagtacccaaaaaaaaaaggagggggGGGCGGGGGCGGGGGCGGTGGGGGAGAGATTGTAGGAATACCGAGGCGAGGATGGAAGACACAAAAGATTGGTCAGCCAATAGTTTACTCGTATCTTTCTAGCTACCAGAATCTTTTGCACTCTCCTGCACAGACAACTGAAGAGCCGCAAGCACCAAATATTAGGAATTAAAGCCAAATACCTACTTAGAGAACAGTCACATTGTCAGTGGAAAATTTTAGAATATATAACCAAGGAGTACTATATAAATTGAATTCAAGAAAAAACTTCTATACATAATGTGCTTAGAATTTCGGACTTTCTGGCAATTATTAAATGGTCAGAGCCAAATGATAAGCAAGGTGAATTCACATAACATTTTCTGAAATGAAATGACTCAAATTGAGGCACCACGTGCTTAACAATGGTCAAAGCTTGCATTTTTCGCAATAGCACCTtaaatttatttcctattcCCAATGAAAAATTGCCACCAACTAACGTTGTTATTCAACCAACCCACCCATAGATGAATGGAGTATGGTCAAATGACCAGAAGAACTCACCTAGAGCCAACTCTGGATCCTCTCCAAGTGCCTCAGACATATCTGCGTCTCACATCTCATGGCTGGAAGCGGGTTCATCCATTGACATTGCAAGGGCCTGTTGTAGCAGAGCATTCTCATCATCCTGTTGTCAAAAATATGGTCAGTTTACATCGCACATTGGTTTTCTTTCGAGCTAAGGACAAAACCGAAGATAAAGCACAAGGAAGAATGAAAGGGATTTTAAACATACAAGAATTCATGGGTAGAGTGAACTGCACGGAGgacatattttatttgtagtGCTAGACACACCCCGCAACTCcttatttacaaaataatgaagaaaaagaactcaAGAACGAAAGAAACGACACTGACCATGAAATCATTACTCTTATTATCGGCTTCAGAAGTTCCAGCACTGGCACGCTCCGGCATAGTTGCATCTTGTGAGCTGGATTGTGCTTCCCCTCCTTTTTCCTGTTTGGAAGCATCCTCAGCAGCCTTTTTAGCAGCTGCTTCTTGTCTGGCCCTCTCTTCTTCCATTGAAACTCTAAGAGCAAGGGCAAGCTCAGGATCCAGGTTTGGATCTacaccaaaatcaaaaccagaGACACCACCAGCggcagctgctgctgctgccgcCGCAAAACCACTCCCACCTTCCCCATCACCGGTAAAGATGGGTGTACTGCCATAGGAGAAGGGCAAAATATGTGTTatacaaaatatctaaaatgggtaaatttcattaatgcTCCATCAATTGTATTCTGTATCCTATATTAGTctttaaactttaaaattgGCGCTTAACCCCTAAATGACAATGGTGTTTTGGTTGGTTCGAATCCTAACTTTTGACCAATGTGGCCTATAACTAAGAATTGTGATGTGCCACTCACATGAACACTTCTGTTTAAAAAAGatacacaaaaataaagatttgaACCAACTAAAGACACCTTTTTACTCAGGGGATTAAGTTTCGCAtttaaagcttttttttttccatataaAAAAAGGTGCAAGATTTAAAGTTCAGGTCGGTAATTTGAAATGCAAGTTAAAGTTCAGGGGTATTATCCCaatttttagtaattaaaaCATCAAATACTAAATTGAGGAATCAAACCAAACACTGACCTTATAAGTACATCAGAAAGAGCACTTGGACCAGGTGGAACATGAACAATGTGGCTGGTGTCATTATTGTTCAATGTCTTAAACAGGGCTTCTATCCTCTCTGACTTCTCCCCATCTTCTTCACCAAAATTGAAGATATCAAGGGCTACACTGTTCTTCTTTAATCTCCTTCCGATTATCTCCAAAAACTTTTTGTCATGTTTGACAGTACTGACAACACATAAGTCAAAGTTATTAACATGTAAGAACTAGCAAATAATAAAACGAAAAGACAAGTGTGATGAGGTATTATGAACCTTCCAGCAAACACAATAATCCTTTGTTGCTGTTTCTTGTTCTGGCGATGTTTGAGGGCCAATTGAGCCACCTGAATGCCAGCTGCCAGGTTCATCTCACCACCTATTTCTAAACCTAAATTTccaaaaggagaagaaatatcAATGATGAAATCTATTATACACAACAAGCAGGAGTTAGTAACAAGGGGAATGAGAACACAGACAAAGATAGTTTAGTCCTACTTTCAGGAtcattagtttattttatcttGTAAGTTTTAACACACTTCTCctataaaaactgaaatgcTGGAAACTAGAGGTGCAAACAATAAAACACTTCAACTTCTTTCCTGAGACCAATATTCTTATCACTTTTGTTAAGAGATTTGCATATAGTTGCTATTTTCTTAGTTACTTCATTGTTTCAAAGTTCTGTCAAACATAAATTGACAAAGACACTAATAAATCCATTAACCTTCGAGTTGATTCTCAAGAAGTAGTGTTTCATTGTTAATAGAAGGTTACTGGGTTGAACATTGTGTGCTTCAAAACATGCTAAAATCTTGCTCATGTGAAGAGATCACAGTTAGGCATATTGGCAAGCTGAATACCAAGTACCAGAACCTCTGGAAACAAGAAAGATACTGAAACACCAAATTCTTGGAACAAAGGCagcaataagaaaaatatgactGCACTGCACTCAGTGCTTCTACTGACCTCCTTCAGCCACAAAGACTTCAAGCTATATCAGAATATAATTATTTCCAGCCATACTTTccttaatttattgaattattcAATGCATCTAAAACCAAAGCTATTTCCATCTGTAAACAATAAATCCTAGTTCCACAACTTACTTAAATTAGTTCACACATAACAGAAaaacctcttttttcttcagaaaGTTCTGGTATTAGAGAAAGTGCCAATATTGACAACAAAATCATTACAAGGAGTTGAATACTTCcatcaaattgaaaaataacaaacttCAATAACACTGCAACTTATGTATTTGCTTGTTTGTTGGATATAAAAAGCAAGTACATAAACTGACCATGCATGCATGCCAGAATCTTGCCAAGATCACTAGTAGGAGTGACCAAAACGCGAACACCTTTCCCTGCCATGGTGAGAACTCCTACTGTATTCTCTGGATTACACtgcataccccaaaaaaaaaatgaattcacTTTAAATTACAAACCATGAGCAACATTATGATCTTATATCCGAAGCAACAACCGAAACCCAACCACAAACAACTGCTTTCTCCCCTCTACACGCCCACAAGACAATCAAATAACAATCTAAAACATTATCCAAAACCACAAAACGAAAATCAAATCTCCAAAAGTATATGATTTCAATGAAGAAATATTGagtaaaatatattggatgaTCAAATAATGCAAAAGTTACGCTAAGCTCAACCAGATATGACATGCGAATTATCAATGCAGATCATTGTCTTCTggggagaaaaacaaaaatgaaccATTGCACGAAAAAAAGCTAACGGaaattaaaaccctaatttgCGAGATGGACGAAGAATTTGGGGAATTTCAGTAAGGAAAGCGAGGAAGTTTATGTgcaattagggttttggatttttttttacctcgAGCACCATAGTTGAAGATTGCGAAGAGACAAGAAAGATCGGAAGAGATTGATGTGTTTCgtgaggaaaaagaaaaatttgaaaactgagGTGTACTTTACTTGCGGAGGAGGCTGCTGCCGTGTGCTAATTATAAGTTGGATTTGTGGTTATCAGGTACCGCCAGGATTACTGAGTAAAAGCTGTACCAAAAACTGAACCAATGAGTTTCTGCCACGTCAGGTATCAAACCTTGGTCTGGCTTAAAAATCCGAAGATAGAGCCCAAGCCCATTTATGTCCAATCATGTACTTTGTTGGACCTATCAAAATACAAGCCAGGCTAATGTTGCAAGAGGGGTGGGTTCTATTAACACCCAAAAGTTGTCTTCAGACACCcggcacttttttttttttttttttcctgctcGAAAAttacaaagttttttttttttttttactaataTTGTTTTGGTCCAGACAGAGACGGGATATGTTACTAAGCCCTTGAGAGTATTTACCCCCGAATTTGAGTTTCTAATTTAGATACCTCCTTTTTTAATATTgcttatattaaaattatgaGGCTCATTCTAAAATTTTATACTCGATGAAAGAGTGAATCAATGAATTTTGCACAAATTAAAGTTCATGTACGACAGAGCAGCTATAAAATTCTTTGGTTATAATATGAAGCAAGGGTCACGAGCCAAATCAATCTATAGGGAGAAATTATTAGTATAGTATAGTGGAGTAGGTACATGTCGGGGTTGTATACAAACCATGGATCTAAGTATGGGCAAAGGCAGCCCTGGGGTGGTGCAAGTGGAGCCACCGCACAAGGCCCCCGATTCTTAAgggccccaaaaaaaaaatttctttatattatataattatatatatatatatattaatattataggaATTGGATATATAGTATAGCGTCTGGATATTTGTACAACAGCGTGTCTAGGGTAGTTGGTTGGAGTGCATATCTATTTAACTAAAGTGCCAGATTTCGATTCTCCATGAGGTCGATCTATtgcccttttttatattatttttgcattcaaactttacataattataaaattaaaaaaaaacagaaaaccttttaaaaacaagaaacatcGAAGCTTAACTACACCACAGAGGAGTATATATATCCCCCAAAGTATcgttcttaaaaataaaatagaaaagattTTCTCCTCCAAGAAAAGTactttcttcattcaaaacaaaacaaaaaaaacttcatggctccttctttctcttaaaCTCTTATTTTCTGGTAAGTAATCATCATTATTCATCAATCtctctttggttcttttttcaatcctttgacaatttttgttattctttcaattttaggaattttaacaccaaaagagaaaaccctaattcctaaattcataaagactactcaaaatcaaatagtcaGATTCAAATCTCAATTCAAATTCAGGTACTTTTGCATTCAAACTTTACATAATTACAAAACGgcttaggaaaaaaaaaattgcttctTATAAGGGCACAAGGAGTTTATTTTTGTACCAAACatttaactttatcaaatgaaaacatttaaatttttatgaatttgatttcttattgtcattacatatttattgatggtgacttttagttttaaaaaaattgtttatgacattaagttatggcaaatttttatagtattttcGTATTATATTATGTGAGGCCCCAATTTAAGTTTCGCACAGGGCCCTCAAAAGCTACAAGTACCACAATAAGCAAGTTAAAAGTGAATGATTCACTCGTAATTGCATCGAGACCTTTAATTAAGGGTATGATTATGCATTTGCATTGAGACCTTTAATTAAGGGTATGCTTATGAATTTGGTATTCAAAATCTTCTAATCTACTTAAAAGAACAACTAAGGGTACGTTTATGCACGTGGTTTTCGACATCTTCTAATCTTACTTAAAAGAACATCTTCTAATCTTCTAATCTTACTAACCATATGTATCATATAAAATAGTCGTTAAATGAAGATAACTAAGCTCAAAAGTGTATACAACAATCTAGTCTCTAGTGATATATGCTCCAAGAAAAGCTTATGATGGAAGGAGATACAATTCATCTTTTACATCACTATTATCCTGATCGTCACTATGGTAATCACCCTTCTTGTCATCATTGTAATTGTCATAAACTGGACCAAGACACAGCGGAAATTCCAACTTCTCATCTTCACCCTGCATCACATTGCCCTGCAGATGCCGAAAAGATGTATTTTGTTGGATTAGCTTCCTTCGAGGGCGGGGATAAAAACCTAATAGGTGGCGACAGCAACTGCCACCGAAAATAGCTCGAAATCGGGGCTATTTATGGGATTTCTTTTGAACGAGCCACCATATTCCACTGCAGTAGGATAAGCTTAGTTTTGATGGAATAGGTAGAGGAAAAGTAGGGGAACATTTTGGGACAAAAACGGCGGCCATTTGTGCCCAGACGGGGGAGAAACGCTAGTGAGAAATTGACGGCTACTGTGGCGTTGGGAGAGAAtcagagagagggagatagAAAGGTGGGGTTAGGGCGCTAGGAGTGTGATgtttaaaccaaaattttcgtttttggttggaaattaaaccaaatttTTCGAAAATGTCGAAATTGACATTGAACTTCTTTAAATCACAACACGAGTTGCATATTGTCCATTTAGCCCTTTAAcaattttttgggtaaattgagGCTTTTTATGGCAAAACATCCCTAAGGTTAATGAAACTATCAAATTGCGtccttcttgttttttttgtgtcatttgtggtcctcaaggttaacATGGGTGCTCACAAATAGTCCTTGCCGTTAGCTTCCATCTAAAATCTGTTAAATTGTTGACGCGGCATATATATA
Proteins encoded:
- the LOC117612648 gene encoding 26S proteasome non-ATPase regulatory subunit 4 homolog is translated as MAGKGVRVLVTPTSDLGKILACMHGLEIGGEMNLAAGIQVAQLALKHRQNKKQQQRIIVFAGSTVKHDKKFLEIIGRRLKKNSVALDIFNFGEEDGEKSERIEALFKTLNNNDTSHIVHVPPGPSALSDVLISTPIFTGDGEGGSGFAAAAAAAAAGGVSGFDFGVDPNLDPELALALRVSMEEERARQEAAAKKAAEDASKQEKGGEAQSSSQDATMPERASAGTSEADNKSNDFMDDENALLQQALAMSMDEPASSHEM